The proteins below come from a single Caulobacter segnis ATCC 21756 genomic window:
- a CDS encoding response regulator: MFDGNVRTLQRVAAKVQRVLVVDPNPAMARLLAEHMRPLGAVEMFAAPTAEKGYAMARAVDPQLIFVEHAQSGVDGLAFTRKIRRSDLVCREAPIIMCAADATADIIFGARDAGVHEFMRKPFNIKDLERRLEAVTLKPRDWIEGVGYVGPDRRRFNSADYRGPRKRKADAAADTPAARLSQALRIVKSAAAALDTDPAQARRALAAQAEELRRVGEAVKDNRLLQAAAALATCTQADLAGPGGRVDLVKRIDALMGFMSPEDKGRAA, encoded by the coding sequence GCCATGGCGCGCCTGCTGGCCGAGCACATGCGTCCGCTGGGCGCTGTCGAGATGTTCGCCGCCCCGACCGCCGAGAAGGGCTACGCGATGGCCCGCGCGGTCGATCCGCAGCTGATCTTCGTCGAGCACGCCCAGTCGGGCGTCGACGGCCTGGCCTTCACCCGCAAGATCCGCCGCAGCGATCTGGTCTGCCGCGAGGCGCCGATCATCATGTGCGCCGCCGACGCCACCGCCGACATCATCTTCGGCGCCCGCGACGCCGGCGTGCACGAGTTCATGCGCAAGCCGTTCAACATCAAGGATCTCGAGCGCCGCCTCGAGGCCGTGACCTTGAAGCCGCGCGACTGGATCGAGGGCGTGGGTTATGTCGGCCCCGATCGCCGCCGGTTCAATTCGGCCGACTATCGCGGACCCCGCAAGCGCAAGGCCGACGCCGCGGCCGACACGCCCGCCGCGCGCCTCTCGCAGGCGCTGCGCATCGTCAAGTCGGCCGCCGCGGCGCTGGACACCGATCCGGCCCAGGCCCGCCGCGCCCTGGCCGCCCAGGCCGAGGAGCTCCGTCGCGTGGGCGAGGCGGTCAAGGACAACCGCCTGCTGCAGGCCGCCGCCGCCCTGGCCACCTGCACCCAGGCCGACCTCGCCGGTCCTGGCGGCCGCGTCGACCTGGTCAAGCGCATCGACGCGCTGATGGGCTTCATGTCGCCGGAAGACAAGGGCCGGGCGGCGTAG